GCCGCGGCCAGCGCGCCGCCGATCGCGGAGGTGATGTGGTCGTAGCCGGGGGCGACGTCGGTGACGATCGGTCCGAGCACGTAGAAGGGCGCGCCGTGGCAGAGCGTCTTTTCTATCTCCATGTTCGCCGCGATCTGGTTCAGCGGCATGTGCCCCGGCCCCTCTATCATCACCTGCACGTCGCGCTCCCAGGCCCGCTTCGTCAGTTCGCCGAGCGTTATCAGCTCCTCAACCTGCGAAGCGTCGGTGGCGTCCGCGAGACAGCCGGGGCGGCAGGCATCGCCGAGGCTCAGCGTCACGTCATAATCGCGGCATATTTCGAGCAGCTCGTCGAAACGTTCATAGAAGGGATTTTCTTTGCCAGTCATCTCCATCCAGGCGAAGATTATCGAGCCGCCGCGTGAGACGATGTTCGTCAGGCGCTTGTTCTTTTTGAATTTATGCGCCGTATCGCGGTTGATGCCGCAGTGTATCGTCATGAAGTCAACGCCGTCCTCGGCGTGCATCCGCGCGATATCGATCCACTCCTCCGTCGTTATCTGCGCCAGCGGCTTGTTATAGTAGACGACGGCGTCGTAGATCGGCACCGTGCCGATCATCGCCGTACAATTCCCCGTCAGATGGCGGCGGAATTTCCGCGTGTCGCCGAAGGAGCTCAGGTCCATGATCGCCTCGGCACCCATTTCGACGGCGCTTTGCACCTTTTTGAACTCCATCTCAAGATCGGTCATATCACGCGAGGTACCGAGGTTGACGTTGATCTTCGTCTTAAGCATCGAGCCCAGTCCATTGGGCGATAAGGCGGAGTGCAGCCTGTTGCATGGTATTATCGCGCGTCCCTCGGCCATCAGCCCCATAAGCTTGTCCGTTCCGATGCGCTCCTTCTCCGCGACCGCCGCCATCTCCTTTGTCAAGACGCCCCGGCGCGCCGCCTCCATCTGTGTTGAATGATCCATCGTGCCACCACTTTCTTCGCAGAAATTAAGCGGGGAACACCCGAATAGGCATTCCCCGCTTAAAAGACATTTATGCTATCTTCCTACGGCGGCATTACCCGCATCAGGTGTAAGGGTCGAAGTAAATAACTTCCTCTCAGCCTGCCGCGCAAGCTCCCCTGCTTTGTTGTTTAATTAGAACACGCCTCTTTCCTTTTTGTCAAGCGCGTGAGAAAAAAAATACGCGGGCCTTCCACGATGGCAATAAAAAAGGAAGCCGGGGAACAAACGCTCTCCGGGCTCCTTTCATAAAACTATATAGTTCTGAAGAGGGCTTTACTATTCAATAGCGTCCGCGGTCAGCGGCACCAATTCAACCACATGGTTATGATCGCGGCATTAGTAAAGTTGCAAAAGAGACCGCCTATCACAGGAACCACCAGGAAC
The window above is part of the Cloacibacillus evryensis DSM 19522 genome. Proteins encoded here:
- the thiC gene encoding phosphomethylpyrimidine synthase ThiC, with protein sequence MDHSTQMEAARRGVLTKEMAAVAEKERIGTDKLMGLMAEGRAIIPCNRLHSALSPNGLGSMLKTKINVNLGTSRDMTDLEMEFKKVQSAVEMGAEAIMDLSSFGDTRKFRRHLTGNCTAMIGTVPIYDAVVYYNKPLAQITTEEWIDIARMHAEDGVDFMTIHCGINRDTAHKFKKNKRLTNIVSRGGSIIFAWMEMTGKENPFYERFDELLEICRDYDVTLSLGDACRPGCLADATDASQVEELITLGELTKRAWERDVQVMIEGPGHMPLNQIAANMEIEKTLCHGAPFYVLGPIVTDVAPGYDHITSAIGGALAAASGAAFLCYVTPAEHLRLPDVNDVKEGIVAARIAAHAADIAKGVPGAREWDDRMSFARKKLDWEKMFELAIDPEKARRYRAESKPEKEDTCSMCGNFCAVRNMNRILDGEIVSIFDE